The Gammaproteobacteria bacterium genome has a segment encoding these proteins:
- the ribD gene encoding bifunctional diaminohydroxyphosphoribosylaminopyrimidine deaminase/5-amino-6-(5-phosphoribosylamino)uracil reductase RibD: protein MSSDAEDFRWMAQALRLAARGLFSAHPNPRVGCVVVAGGRVVGEGWHRRTGGPHAEIVALQEAGGAAAGATAYVTLEPCCHHGRTPPCTEALVAAGVRRVVFAAADPNPQVAGGGVRSLTAAGVAVTAGVMEAEARALNVGFFSRMQRQRPYLRAKLATSLDGRTALANGASRWISSEASRNDAQALRARSSAILTGVGTVLADDPALTVRRRDLGDLVAPACVVLDSALRTPPAAQLIGHSRRTHVFCTRPEAARQRALEAAGASVEVVAETGGRPDPTAVLRRLAELGMNEVLLEAGPGVSGAMLDAGLIDEIVVYVAPHVLGADGFGMFATTTLSEMSARPEFDLADVRRIGPDCRLTFLKRGQ from the coding sequence ATGAGCAGTGACGCCGAAGATTTTCGCTGGATGGCGCAGGCGCTGCGGCTGGCCGCCCGCGGACTGTTCAGCGCTCACCCGAATCCCCGGGTCGGCTGCGTCGTCGTTGCCGGTGGACGGGTGGTGGGCGAGGGCTGGCACAGGCGCACCGGCGGGCCGCATGCGGAGATCGTTGCGCTGCAGGAGGCTGGCGGGGCTGCTGCCGGCGCTACTGCCTATGTCACCCTGGAACCTTGTTGCCACCACGGGCGTACGCCACCTTGCACCGAGGCGCTGGTCGCCGCCGGCGTGCGTCGCGTCGTCTTTGCCGCAGCAGATCCGAATCCGCAGGTTGCAGGGGGCGGTGTCCGCAGCCTGACGGCCGCGGGTGTGGCGGTGACCGCTGGGGTCATGGAGGCGGAGGCGCGGGCGCTGAACGTCGGATTTTTCTCGCGGATGCAGCGCCAGCGTCCGTACCTGCGGGCCAAGCTTGCCACCAGCCTCGATGGACGCACGGCGCTCGCGAACGGCGCCAGCCGCTGGATCTCCAGCGAAGCGTCGCGCAACGATGCGCAGGCGCTGCGTGCGCGCAGCTCCGCGATCCTGACCGGTGTGGGCACGGTCCTGGCCGACGATCCCGCCCTGACCGTGCGACGGCGCGATCTCGGCGACCTGGTGGCGCCCGCATGCGTGGTGCTCGACTCGGCATTGCGCACGCCGCCGGCCGCGCAGCTGATCGGGCATTCGAGACGCACGCATGTTTTCTGCACCCGGCCCGAGGCCGCGCGGCAGCGCGCGCTCGAGGCGGCGGGCGCCAGCGTCGAGGTGGTGGCCGAGACTGGCGGTCGGCCTGACCCCACGGCCGTGCTGCGGCGCCTGGCAGAACTCGGCATGAACGAGGTGTTGCTGGAGGCCGGCCCAGGCGTCAGCGGCGCAATGCTGGATGCGGGCCTGATCGACGAGATCGTGGTATACGTCGCACCACATGTCCTCGGTGCTGACGGCTTCGGCATGTTCGCCACGACAACGTTGTCGGAAATGTCTGCGCGGCCGGAATTCGACCTGGCGGACGTGCGCCGCATCGGGCCGGATTGCCGCCTGACCTTTCTCAAGCGGGGCCAATGA
- a CDS encoding riboflavin synthase, translating to MFTGIVQAVGTVAALVHRGGDVSLLIDTDRLPPERLVPGASVAVNGVCLTVTRHEAGRAGFDVSGETLALTTLGQLAAGTRVNLEPALTLSEPLGGHLVSGHVDGVGEVTAIEPDARSTRVVFRLPVALSRYVAKKGSICVDGVSLTSNEVREDEFGVNLVPHTLQSTIMDGYRAGTRVNVEVDLIARYLERLLGEQA from the coding sequence ATGTTTACCGGAATTGTCCAGGCGGTCGGCACGGTTGCCGCACTCGTGCACCGCGGTGGCGACGTGAGCCTGCTGATCGACACGGACCGCCTGCCCCCGGAGCGACTCGTACCGGGCGCCAGTGTCGCGGTCAACGGGGTCTGCCTCACGGTGACGCGTCACGAGGCGGGCCGCGCGGGCTTCGATGTGTCGGGCGAGACACTGGCCCTGACGACACTCGGGCAACTCGCCGCAGGCACGCGCGTCAATCTCGAGCCTGCGCTGACCCTGAGCGAGCCACTTGGCGGGCACCTGGTGTCCGGGCATGTGGATGGTGTGGGGGAGGTGACTGCGATCGAGCCGGATGCCCGCTCGACCCGAGTCGTGTTTCGGTTGCCGGTGGCGCTGTCGCGCTACGTCGCGAAAAAGGGTTCGATCTGCGTGGACGGCGTCAGCCTGACCAGCAACGAGGTGAGGGAGGACGAGTTTGGCGTCAACCTGGTCCCGCATACGTTGCAGAGCACCATCATGGACGGTTACCGGGCCGGCACCCGGGTCAATGTCGAAGTCGATCTCATCGCCCGTTATCTGGAGCGCCTGCTCGGGGAGCAGGCCTGA
- a CDS encoding exodeoxyribonuclease VII small subunit, with product MTEPRRQRIDLEKALSELEEIVTQLEAGDLPLEKSLKQFERGIRLSRDCQSALQDAEQRVQALMGSELKTLDPESLVESDEDPPDGDV from the coding sequence ATGACCGAACCCAGGCGCCAGCGCATCGACCTCGAGAAAGCCCTGTCGGAACTCGAGGAAATCGTGACCCAGCTCGAGGCCGGTGATCTGCCTCTCGAGAAGTCACTGAAGCAATTCGAGCGTGGCATCCGCCTGAGCCGTGACTGCCAGTCGGCATTGCAGGACGCCGAACAGCGCGTGCAGGCACTGATGGGCTCCGAACTGAAGACTCTGGATCCGGAATCCCTCGTCGAGTCGGACGAAGATCCGCCGGACGGGGACGTCTGA
- a CDS encoding phosphatidylglycerophosphatase A: MSGRSNGLPRTVLGSPVHLLAFGLGAGLLPVAPGTWGSLLAVVLFWLTPAPAPALQWAVIAVAFAAGVWICGASARRLGVHDHPGIVFDEMVAMWATLALLPRHVAWSAAAFIAFRIMDIWKPWPIREADHRFRGGFGIMLDDVLAAAYAAALLSSLRILAAFLT; the protein is encoded by the coding sequence ATGAGCGGCCGTTCGAACGGCTTGCCACGCACCGTTCTGGGCAGCCCGGTCCACCTGCTTGCGTTCGGGCTCGGCGCGGGCCTGCTGCCGGTTGCGCCCGGTACCTGGGGCTCGTTGCTGGCGGTCGTCCTGTTCTGGTTGACCCCGGCGCCTGCGCCGGCGCTGCAGTGGGCAGTCATTGCGGTCGCATTCGCTGCGGGTGTGTGGATCTGTGGTGCGAGCGCCAGGCGCCTGGGCGTGCACGATCATCCGGGAATCGTCTTCGACGAGATGGTTGCGATGTGGGCCACGCTGGCGCTGCTGCCGCGCCACGTCGCATGGAGTGCGGCGGCTTTCATCGCGTTCCGGATCATGGACATCTGGAAGCCCTGGCCGATTCGCGAGGCGGATCACAGATTCCGGGGAGGCTTCGGAATTATGCTCGACGATGTGTTGGCGGCCGCTTATGCGGCCGCGCTGTTGTCGAGCCTGCGGATACTTGCCGCGTTCCTGACCTGA
- the thiL gene encoding thiamine-phosphate kinase — translation MPAKRSHRRTQTGPRPAISAEARLIERYFARPGRAGRFVSLGIGDDAAVTRMPAGYELVTATDTLAESVHFPRGMPADALGYRCLAVNLSDLAAMGAEPLWATLALSMPKAVPGWLQQFSRGFFSLADLHGVALVGGDTIRGPMVVSVTVLGRVKRGAFVGRAGARPGDGLYVSGHPGDAVAGRLALAGRLRGRGVARLRRRFLFPEPRLQAGRRLARIASAMIDVSDGLHDDAGKLLRASGCGAVLDPRHIPLSRDLLRLVGPRAGLELALTGGDDYELLFALPPPREKHLARVAGRVDCALTRIGTVTAGRRVRWMQDGKPFEFRDRSFRHFG, via the coding sequence GTGCCCGCCAAGCGCAGCCACCGTCGCACGCAGACTGGTCCGCGGCCTGCCATTTCTGCCGAGGCCAGGTTGATCGAGCGGTATTTCGCGCGACCCGGGCGTGCGGGACGCTTCGTTTCGCTCGGAATCGGCGACGACGCGGCCGTGACGCGCATGCCGGCGGGATACGAGCTTGTGACCGCGACCGATACCCTCGCGGAGAGCGTGCACTTTCCGCGCGGCATGCCGGCTGACGCGCTGGGCTACCGCTGTCTCGCGGTAAATCTCAGCGACCTGGCCGCGATGGGGGCCGAACCGCTCTGGGCGACGCTGGCCCTCAGCATGCCGAAGGCCGTCCCTGGCTGGTTGCAGCAGTTTTCGCGCGGATTTTTCTCGCTCGCGGATCTTCACGGCGTGGCGCTGGTCGGCGGGGACACCATACGTGGCCCCATGGTCGTCTCGGTCACCGTCCTCGGGCGCGTGAAACGCGGCGCCTTCGTCGGCCGTGCGGGTGCGCGGCCCGGTGACGGACTGTATGTCAGCGGGCATCCGGGCGATGCGGTGGCCGGACGCCTGGCGCTGGCCGGCCGCCTGCGGGGACGGGGCGTCGCCCGGCTGCGCCGCCGCTTTTTGTTCCCCGAGCCGCGGCTGCAGGCGGGACGACGCCTCGCGCGCATCGCTTCCGCAATGATCGATGTCTCGGACGGCCTGCACGACGATGCCGGCAAGTTGCTGCGCGCAAGCGGGTGTGGCGCCGTGCTGGATCCGCGGCACATCCCGTTGTCTCGTGATCTGCTTCGACTCGTCGGGCCGCGGGCCGGCCTCGAACTCGCGCTGACCGGTGGCGATGACTATGAACTGCTGTTCGCCCTGCCACCGCCGAGAGAGAAGCACCTCGCGCGCGTTGCCGGCCGCGTTGACTGTGCGCTCACCCGCATCGGGACCGTGACGGCCGGGCGCCGGGTGCGCTGGATGCAGGACGGAAAACCGTTTGAGTTCCGCGACCGCAGCTTTCGCCACTTCGGCTGA
- the ettA gene encoding energy-dependent translational throttle protein EttA, with amino-acid sequence MSQYVYTMNRVAKVVPPKRFILRDISLSFFPGAKIGVLGLNGAGKSTLLRIMAGVDQDFEGEARPQPGIRIGYLPQEPELDPASTVRQIVEEGVADTLGLVHAFNRIAARFAEPLDDAEMNRLLDEQARLQDQIDASNGWEIDRHLEIAADALRLPDWQAQVGKLSGGERRRVALCRLLLSKPDMLLLDEPTNHLDAQSVAWLETFLEQYPGTVIAVTHDRYFLDNVAGWILELDRGHGIPWKGNYSSWLEQKEARLAIEEKQEAARQRTIKAELEWVRANPKARQAKSKARLQRFEELCSQDFQRRQETNEIYIPPGERLGDLVIEISHLRKAFGERLLIEDFSGQIPPGAIVGIIGPNGAGKTTLFRMLTGQEKPDGGEIRIGPTVQMAYVDQSRQSLDDSKTVWEELSGGEELIRIGKYETSSRSYVGRFNFKGAQQQQKIGLLSGGERNRVHLAKVLRSGANVLLLDEPTNDLDVETLRALEEGLLDFPGCAIVISHDRWFLDRIATHILAFEGDSQVTLFAGNYAEYQQDLHRRLGDEADRPHRIRYKPLQH; translated from the coding sequence ATGAGCCAATACGTCTACACGATGAACCGGGTGGCGAAGGTCGTCCCCCCGAAGCGCTTCATCCTGAGGGACATCTCCCTCAGCTTCTTTCCCGGCGCGAAGATCGGCGTGCTCGGCCTGAACGGCGCCGGCAAGTCCACCCTGTTGCGCATCATGGCCGGCGTCGACCAGGACTTCGAGGGCGAGGCGCGCCCGCAGCCCGGGATTCGCATCGGCTACCTGCCGCAGGAGCCTGAACTGGATCCTGCGAGCACGGTCCGCCAGATCGTCGAGGAGGGTGTCGCCGACACGCTCGGGCTGGTGCACGCGTTCAACCGGATCGCCGCGCGGTTTGCCGAACCTCTCGATGACGCGGAAATGAACCGCCTGCTCGATGAGCAGGCGCGCCTGCAGGACCAGATCGATGCCAGCAACGGCTGGGAAATCGATCGCCATCTCGAAATCGCCGCCGACGCCTTGCGCCTGCCCGACTGGCAGGCGCAGGTGGGCAAGCTTTCCGGTGGTGAGCGCCGCCGGGTTGCCCTGTGCCGCCTGCTGCTGTCGAAACCGGACATGCTGCTGCTCGACGAGCCGACCAATCACCTCGATGCGCAGTCGGTCGCCTGGCTGGAGACCTTTCTCGAGCAGTACCCGGGCACCGTCATCGCCGTGACCCACGACCGCTATTTCCTCGACAACGTAGCCGGCTGGATACTGGAACTCGATCGCGGGCACGGCATCCCCTGGAAGGGCAATTACTCCTCGTGGCTCGAGCAGAAGGAAGCGCGCCTCGCCATCGAGGAAAAACAGGAAGCAGCGCGCCAGCGCACCATCAAGGCCGAATTGGAATGGGTCCGGGCCAACCCGAAGGCACGCCAGGCGAAGAGCAAGGCCCGCCTGCAGCGTTTCGAGGAGCTGTGTTCCCAGGATTTCCAGCGGCGACAGGAAACCAACGAGATCTACATTCCGCCGGGCGAGCGCCTTGGCGACCTGGTGATCGAAATCAGTCACCTGCGCAAGGCCTTTGGCGAGCGGTTGCTGATCGAGGATTTCAGCGGCCAGATTCCGCCCGGAGCCATCGTCGGAATCATCGGCCCCAACGGCGCCGGCAAGACCACGCTGTTCCGGATGCTGACCGGCCAGGAGAAACCGGATGGCGGCGAGATCCGCATCGGCCCGACGGTGCAGATGGCCTACGTGGACCAGTCGCGCCAGAGCCTCGACGACTCGAAAACCGTGTGGGAGGAACTGTCCGGCGGAGAAGAACTGATCCGCATCGGCAAGTACGAGACTTCGTCGCGGAGCTACGTCGGCCGGTTCAATTTCAAGGGCGCGCAACAGCAGCAGAAGATCGGCCTGTTGTCGGGCGGTGAACGCAACCGCGTGCACCTCGCCAAGGTGCTGCGCTCCGGCGCCAACGTGCTGCTGCTCGACGAGCCAACGAACGATCTGGATGTGGAGACGCTGCGCGCCCTCGAGGAGGGTCTGCTCGACTTCCCCGGCTGCGCCATCGTGATCTCCCACGACCGCTGGTTCCTCGACCGGATCGCAACGCACATCCTGGCTTTCGAGGGCGATAGCCAGGTGACTTTGTTTGCGGGAAACTATGCCGAGTATCAGCAGGATCTGCACCGGCGACTCGGCGACGAGGCCGATCGGCCGCACCGGATCCGTTACAAGCCGCTGCAGCATTGA
- the nusB gene encoding transcription antitermination factor NusB has product MARGRHGARRLLVQALYQRQLGGHSGVELVEQFSASREFRGIDAGYFRTLIGEITASEKSLDELIEAATDRPVAHLDPVERGVLWVGLIELRDHPDVPVRVVIDEAVQLTKEFGAQDGFRYVNAVLDSAASRLRPAETGINVR; this is encoded by the coding sequence ATGGCTCGCGGACGGCACGGTGCGCGCCGCCTGCTGGTGCAGGCGCTGTATCAGCGTCAGCTCGGCGGGCACAGCGGCGTCGAACTGGTCGAGCAGTTTTCGGCCAGCCGCGAGTTCCGCGGCATCGACGCCGGCTATTTCCGCACCTTGATCGGTGAGATCACTGCATCCGAGAAGAGTCTCGATGAATTGATCGAGGCGGCGACCGACCGGCCGGTGGCGCATCTCGACCCGGTGGAGCGGGGAGTGTTGTGGGTCGGCCTGATCGAACTGCGTGACCACCCGGATGTGCCGGTGCGGGTGGTCATCGACGAGGCGGTGCAGCTCACCAAGGAGTTTGGTGCCCAGGACGGCTTCCGGTATGTGAATGCCGTGCTGGATTCCGCCGCGTCGCGATTGAGGCCCGCTGAGACCGGCATCAACGTACGCTGA
- the nrdR gene encoding transcriptional regulator NrdR, translated as MHCPFCSHEETKVIDSRLSGEGRQVRRRRECQQCGERFTTFETAELVLPRLIKRDQSREPFDEAKLRSGMVRALEKRPVSMEAVEAAIARVIHALQTVGEREIASRQVGEMVMEELRNLDEVAYVRFASVYRSFQDITEFQDEIRRLRESREADGRRNQMSLLPDEP; from the coding sequence ATGCACTGCCCCTTCTGCAGCCACGAAGAGACCAAGGTGATCGACTCGCGCCTCAGCGGTGAGGGCCGCCAGGTGCGCAGGCGTCGCGAGTGCCAGCAGTGCGGTGAGCGCTTTACCACGTTCGAAACCGCAGAGCTCGTCCTGCCCCGCCTCATCAAGCGTGACCAGTCGCGCGAACCCTTCGACGAAGCGAAATTGCGCAGTGGCATGGTGCGGGCGCTGGAGAAACGGCCGGTGAGCATGGAAGCGGTGGAGGCCGCCATTGCGCGAGTCATCCATGCCTTGCAGACGGTGGGCGAGCGCGAGATCGCCTCGCGCCAGGTGGGTGAAATGGTGATGGAGGAATTGCGTAATCTGGATGAGGTCGCTTACGTGCGTTTTGCCTCCGTGTACCGCAGCTTCCAGGACATCACCGAGTTCCAGGATGAGATCCGGCGCCTGCGCGAGAGCCGCGAGGCCGACGGGCGGCGCAACCAGATGTCGCTGCTTCCGGACGAGCCATGA
- a CDS encoding serine/threonine-protein kinase, protein MPVPERIGKYLIINEIGKGTTGTIYLSHDQYFKRDVAIKVYNVVTDEDPDRARIARKMFFNEARIVGKLQHPNILPIYDAGEENGQYYVVMEHVQGARTLAAYCRPDNLLRVDDVVKIIYQCARALHYAHRRGVIHRDIKPSNIMLTRDNEVRIIDFGIAILRDADVSKIEGIAGSPSYMSPEQVESAEITPASDIYSLGAVMYELLTGFRPFRASTLSRLLNQIVYATPPPLHTLRDGIPDELEQVVMTALAKTPAARFGDGAEFPARLTRVYQQLRNQYAKADNQEHFDRLRRLRFFHDFSGAEIWELLRASEWREYSGGDEIVREGEIDDRFYVIVDGSVSVEMNGRAVGVLAGGDCFGESSYVTGVKRNSTIRADEPVTILSVSATLLEQVSTDCQLRFNKVFLRALIRRLQGSNGART, encoded by the coding sequence ATGCCGGTTCCCGAGAGGATCGGCAAGTACCTCATCATCAATGAGATCGGCAAGGGCACCACCGGCACGATCTACCTGTCCCACGACCAGTATTTCAAGCGCGATGTCGCCATCAAGGTCTACAACGTCGTAACGGACGAGGACCCGGATCGGGCCAGGATCGCCCGCAAGATGTTTTTCAACGAGGCACGGATCGTCGGCAAGCTGCAGCACCCGAACATCCTGCCGATTTACGACGCGGGCGAAGAGAACGGGCAGTACTACGTCGTCATGGAGCACGTGCAGGGCGCCCGCACGCTCGCGGCGTACTGCCGGCCCGACAACCTGCTGCGGGTGGACGACGTCGTCAAGATCATCTACCAGTGCGCCCGCGCGCTGCATTATGCGCACCGGCGCGGCGTCATACACCGCGACATCAAGCCCAGCAATATCATGCTGACGCGGGACAACGAGGTGCGCATCATCGACTTCGGCATCGCAATCCTGCGCGATGCGGACGTGTCCAAGATCGAGGGTATTGCCGGTTCGCCGAGTTACATGTCGCCGGAGCAGGTCGAGTCAGCCGAGATCACGCCCGCCTCCGACATCTACTCGCTAGGTGCGGTGATGTACGAGCTCCTGACCGGCTTCAGGCCGTTTCGGGCCAGCACCCTGTCGCGGCTTCTCAACCAGATCGTGTACGCGACGCCGCCGCCCCTGCACACGCTTCGCGACGGCATCCCGGACGAACTCGAGCAGGTCGTGATGACCGCGCTCGCGAAGACCCCTGCGGCACGGTTCGGCGACGGGGCCGAGTTTCCAGCCCGCCTCACGCGCGTTTATCAGCAGCTGCGAAACCAGTACGCCAAGGCCGACAACCAGGAGCACTTCGATCGCCTGCGGCGATTGCGGTTCTTCCACGACTTCTCCGGCGCGGAGATCTGGGAACTGCTGCGCGCCAGCGAGTGGCGCGAGTACAGCGGCGGCGATGAGATCGTTCGCGAGGGAGAAATCGACGACCGCTTCTACGTCATCGTCGACGGCAGCGTCAGTGTCGAGATGAATGGCCGTGCGGTCGGCGTCCTCGCGGGCGGCGATTGCTTTGGCGAAAGCAGTTATGTGACTGGCGTCAAGCGCAATTCAACCATTCGCGCCGACGAACCCGTCACGATCCTCAGTGTCAGCGCAACGCTGCTGGAACAGGTTTCAACGGACTGCCAGCTGCGTTTCAACAAGGTGTTCCTCCGTGCGCTGATCCGTCGTCTGCAGGGGTCGAACGGCGCGCGGACCTGA
- the ribE gene encoding 6,7-dimethyl-8-ribityllumazine synthase, with translation MRILEGQLNVRDARFCVLAARFNDRIVEDLVRGALDALKRHGVEEAAVDLVRVPGAFELPLAAKRAALTRQYDGLVALGVVIRGATPHFDYVCGECAAGLRQVSLDMEIPVGFGVLTCDTVDQAVERSGVKHGNKGADAALATMEMVSLLRQIAP, from the coding sequence ATGCGCATTCTCGAAGGACAGCTCAACGTGAGAGACGCGAGGTTCTGCGTCCTTGCTGCGCGTTTCAATGACCGGATTGTCGAGGATCTCGTGCGCGGGGCGCTCGACGCGCTGAAGCGACACGGAGTCGAGGAGGCCGCTGTCGACCTGGTCCGCGTGCCTGGCGCGTTCGAGTTGCCGCTGGCAGCAAAGCGTGCCGCACTTACCCGACAGTACGATGGCCTGGTGGCTCTCGGTGTGGTGATCCGCGGTGCGACGCCTCATTTCGACTACGTCTGCGGCGAATGCGCTGCCGGTCTCAGGCAGGTCAGCCTCGACATGGAGATACCCGTCGGTTTCGGCGTGCTGACCTGCGACACCGTGGACCAGGCGGTGGAGCGCTCCGGAGTCAAGCACGGCAACAAAGGCGCTGATGCTGCGCTGGCCACCATGGAAATGGTGAGCCTGCTGCGGCAGATCGCGCCGTAG
- the ribBA gene encoding bifunctional 3,4-dihydroxy-2-butanone-4-phosphate synthase/GTP cyclohydrolase II, whose protein sequence is MSDIARDTSVAFSDTREIIADIRDGRMVIIVDDEDRENEGDLVMAAAKVRPEDINYMARFGRGLICLTLARSRCQQLRLPLMVSGTDEDQATNFTVSIEAAEGVTTGISAHDRARTIRVAVAPEARPEDLRQPGHVFPLMAQPGGVLTRAGHTEAGCDLARLAGLEPAAVIVEILNEDGTMARRPQLESFARQHGLKIGSIADLIRFRLQHEVSVERISEQTVETGLGPFRLYCFEDHVNRNVHLALVHGDLTNTVPPLVRVHVQDTLGDVIGVQSARLGWPLRSAMRRIAAAGAGVVVLLRYPESPRQLVAAVRSLGASTPEEGGRREHVAVLRTFGTGAQILRDLGVTRMRVLSAPKQMHAISGFGLEVVEYVDDPD, encoded by the coding sequence ATGTCCGATATCGCGAGAGACACCAGCGTTGCATTCAGCGATACCCGCGAGATCATCGCCGACATCCGCGATGGGCGCATGGTCATCATCGTCGATGACGAGGATCGCGAGAACGAGGGCGACCTGGTCATGGCAGCGGCCAAGGTTCGGCCGGAGGACATCAATTACATGGCCCGCTTCGGGCGTGGCCTGATCTGTCTTACGCTGGCCCGCAGCCGTTGCCAGCAATTGCGCCTGCCCCTGATGGTCAGCGGTACGGACGAAGATCAGGCGACAAATTTCACCGTGTCCATCGAGGCGGCCGAGGGAGTGACCACCGGGATCTCGGCGCACGACCGCGCGCGCACCATTCGTGTCGCGGTGGCTCCCGAGGCGAGGCCCGAGGATCTGCGACAACCAGGGCATGTCTTTCCCCTGATGGCCCAGCCGGGCGGGGTTCTCACCCGTGCCGGTCATACAGAGGCGGGTTGCGACCTGGCGCGTCTCGCGGGGCTGGAGCCCGCGGCCGTGATCGTCGAAATCCTCAACGAGGACGGCACGATGGCCCGCAGGCCGCAGCTGGAGTCCTTTGCGCGCCAGCACGGCCTGAAGATCGGCAGCATCGCCGATCTCATCCGCTTTCGTCTGCAGCACGAGGTGTCGGTGGAGCGGATTTCCGAGCAGACGGTCGAGACCGGGCTTGGCCCCTTCCGGCTGTATTGCTTCGAGGACCACGTCAACCGCAATGTCCACCTGGCGCTGGTTCATGGTGATCTCACGAACACGGTGCCGCCGCTGGTGCGCGTGCACGTACAGGACACTCTCGGTGACGTGATCGGCGTGCAAAGTGCCCGCCTCGGCTGGCCGCTGCGCTCGGCAATGCGCCGGATCGCCGCAGCGGGAGCAGGCGTGGTCGTACTGCTGCGTTATCCGGAGAGCCCGCGCCAGCTGGTGGCGGCGGTGCGCTCGCTCGGCGCCTCGACGCCGGAGGAGGGTGGACGCAGGGAGCATGTGGCGGTGCTGCGAACCTTCGGCACCGGGGCGCAGATACTGCGCGATCTCGGCGTCACCCGCATGCGCGTGCTCAGCGCGCCGAAACAGATGCACGCGATTTCCGGCTTCGGTCTGGAAGTAGTAGAGTACGTCGACGATCCGGATTGA
- the glyA gene encoding serine hydroxymethyltransferase yields MYTKDLRIAGFDSALAAAIAGEERRQEEHIELIASENYASPRVLEAQGSVLTNKYAEGYPGRRYYGGCEFVDQAEDLAIERARKLFGAAYANVQPHSGSQANAAVYMALLNPGDTVLGMSLAHGGHLTHGSPVNFSGRLYRILSYGLDPQTGEIDYAAAEALAREHRPRMIIAGFSAYSRVVDWQRFRKIADDVGAYFFVDMAHVAGLVAAGEYPNPVPIADVTTTTTHKTLRGPRGGLILARENDEITKKLSSLVFPGTQGGPLMHVIAAKAVALLEAMQPEFRTYQVQVKANARQLAAGLAGRGYRIVSGGTDNHMFLVDLIDKNITGKDADAALGRANITVNKNAVPNDPRSPFVTSGLRMGTPAITTRGFGSAEVELLGGWIAEVLADLGDEARLARVRAAVVELCRGFPVYG; encoded by the coding sequence ATGTATACCAAAGACCTCAGGATCGCCGGTTTTGATTCCGCCCTGGCGGCAGCGATCGCCGGCGAGGAACGACGCCAGGAAGAACACATCGAGCTGATCGCCTCCGAGAATTACGCGAGCCCGCGCGTGCTCGAGGCGCAAGGCAGCGTGCTGACCAACAAGTACGCGGAGGGCTATCCCGGCCGTCGGTATTACGGCGGCTGCGAGTTTGTCGACCAGGCGGAGGATCTCGCGATCGAGCGCGCCCGCAAACTGTTCGGTGCCGCGTATGCCAACGTCCAGCCGCATTCCGGGTCGCAGGCCAACGCCGCGGTCTACATGGCTTTGCTGAATCCCGGGGACACGGTGCTCGGCATGAGCCTCGCGCACGGCGGCCACCTCACCCATGGATCACCGGTCAACTTCTCCGGCCGGCTGTACCGGATCCTGTCATACGGCCTCGACCCGCAGACCGGCGAGATCGACTACGCGGCCGCCGAGGCCCTTGCGCGCGAGCATCGTCCCCGGATGATCATTGCCGGGTTCTCGGCGTACTCCCGCGTCGTGGACTGGCAGCGATTCCGGAAAATCGCCGATGACGTCGGTGCGTACTTTTTCGTCGATATGGCGCACGTGGCCGGCCTGGTTGCAGCCGGTGAGTACCCGAACCCTGTGCCGATCGCCGATGTGACGACCACCACCACCCACAAGACACTGCGCGGGCCGCGCGGGGGGCTCATTCTTGCCCGCGAGAACGACGAGATCACGAAGAAACTCAGTTCGCTGGTGTTTCCCGGCACGCAGGGCGGCCCGCTGATGCACGTGATTGCCGCCAAGGCGGTGGCGCTTCTGGAAGCCATGCAGCCCGAGTTCCGGACCTACCAGGTACAGGTCAAGGCCAATGCCCGCCAGCTGGCGGCCGGTCTCGCCGGCCGTGGTTACCGGATCGTGTCCGGTGGCACCGACAATCACATGTTCCTCGTGGACCTCATCGACAAGAACATCACCGGCAAGGACGCGGATGCGGCGCTCGGGCGGGCCAATATCACCGTCAACAAGAATGCGGTGCCGAACGATCCGCGCTCGCCGTTCGTCACCAGCGGGCTGCGCATGGGGACGCCGGCGATCACGACACGCGGTTTCGGTTCGGCCGAGGTCGAACTCCTCGGCGGCTGGATTGCTGAAGTGCTCGCCGACCTCGGCGACGAGGCGCGGCTGGCGCGGGTGCGGGCCGCTGTCGTCGAGTTGTGCCGGGGATTTCCGGTGTACGGCTGA